In Sphingomicrobium sediminis, the genomic window AGCGTGCCCAAGAGCGCGCTGACCGCCGCCGTGACGCCGAAAAAGCCGACATAGAAGGGGCCGACCCAGAAATCGAACAAGTCGCCACCCACCAGGGTGCCGCCGCGTACGCGATATTTTCGCTCGAAGCTTAGGAGCGCCATCTATCCATCCTTCCCGCCCTCGTCAGGCGAGCCAGTGTAGTGGCCGCACATTGGCGGCGCACAGAAAAAGCAAAGTCGAATTGGGGTGCGGTGTGCAGGGGACGAGCGTCAGCCCGCCCCCTCGCAACCGGCCAAACCGACTATGCCGACGACGTTTCGATCTGCGTTACCGCAACGCTCGCGGCAGCAGCACTCGCTCCATCGAACCAGTTGTACCGGTCCGTGCTAAGCAGGATGAAGTGAATGAGCAGCGCGAGTACGAACAGGAAGACCGCAAGGGCCACCAGCGCACGGCGCGGATCGAAGATAAGCCAAATTCTCCACATGGGATAATTCCTTCGTCAGTTTTCGTAAGTCGCTTTGCCAAGACCAAGGCCTTGAAAAAGCGTTACAAACCGTTGGCTAGAGCCAGGGCTTGTAGGCCCACACGAGAATGTGAGCGACGACAGCAATCGCGGTAAAACCGAGGAAGCTGCCCATGAAGATCTTGTGGAACTCCTTGGCCTCTTCCGGGGTCAGATAAGTCCGCAAGCCGAAGCGATCGTCACCGGGTGTCGGATCGTTCATGGTCGATTCTCCAAGTCAGTTGCGAGGGTGGGAGCGACATTGCTCCCGGCGGTATCCGGCCGGGCAGAACCCGACTGGATGGGGTGACCCGCACGCGGCGGGAAATAGGTGGCGGGGGCGCTCATGCGGGCGCTCCCACGGGAAGGCTTTCGGTCAGGATGGCGTCGGTGACGCGCGCTTCGCCGCGTTGGCGGGCAAGCCGTTCGGCGCCGTCGCGCATGCGCTTGGCCGCGCTGATCCGGATGAGTACGGGTTCGGCCTCGACCAGCGCGTCGAGCCGTGCCTTGGCATCATCGTCCCAAGCCATGGCGGCGAGATCGCGCGCCGGGGTCGCATCGACTTGGTCGAGATCGCTGCCGAGCGGGAGGATATGGAATAGCGCATCGAACAATGCGTTGCAGACTTCCTGGACGAGATAAGTCGCGCCCGAATAGCCCATGAAA contains:
- the pufA gene encoding light-harvesting antenna LH1, alpha subunit, yielding MWRIWLIFDPRRALVALAVFLFVLALLIHFILLSTDRYNWFDGASAAAASVAVTQIETSSA
- the pufB gene encoding light-harvesting antenna LH1, beta subunit; the encoded protein is MNDPTPGDDRFGLRTYLTPEEAKEFHKIFMGSFLGFTAIAVVAHILVWAYKPWL